One segment of Chlorocebus sabaeus isolate Y175 chromosome 26, mChlSab1.0.hap1, whole genome shotgun sequence DNA contains the following:
- the MAPKBP1 gene encoding mitogen-activated protein kinase-binding protein 1 isoform X2, with product MPAVRVWDVAERSQVAELQEHKYGVACVAFSPSAKYIVSVGYQHDMIVNVWAWKKNIVVASNKVSSRVTAVSFSEDCSYFVTAGNRHIKFWYLDDSKTSKVNATVPLLGRSGLLGELRNNLFTDVACGRGKKADSTFCITSSGLLCEFSDRRLLDKWVELRTTVAHCISVSQDYIFCGCADGTVRLFNPSNLHFLSTLPRPHALGTDIASITEASRLFSGVANARYPDTIALTFDPTNQWLSCVYNDHSIYVWDVRDPKKVGKVYSALYHSSCVWSVEVYPEVKDSNQACLPPSSFITCSSDNTIRLWNTESSGVHGSTLHRNILSSDLIKIIYVDGNTQALLDTELPGGDKADASLMDPRVGIRSVCVSPNGQHLASGDRMGTLRVHELQSLSEMLKVEAHDSEILCLEYSKPDTGLKLLASASRDRLIHVLDAGREYSLQQTLDEHSSSITAVKFAASDGQVRMISCGADKSIYFRTAQKSGDGVQFTRTHHVVRKTTLYDMDVEPSWKYTAIGCQDRNIRIFNISSGKQKKLFKGSQGEDGTLIKVQTDPSGIYIATSCSDKNLSIFDFSSGECVATMFGHSEIVTGMKFSNDCKHLISVSGDSCIFVWRLSSEMTISMRQRLAELRQRQRGGKQQGPSSPQRASGPNRHQAPSMLSPGPALSSDSDKEGEDEGTEEELPALPVLAKNTKKALASVPSPALPRSLSHWEMSRAQESVGFLDPAPAANPGPRRRGRWAQPGVELSVRSMLDLRQLETLAPSPRGPSQDSLATISSGSRKHGQQALETSLTSQNEKSPRPQASQPCSCPHIIRLLSQEEGVFAQDLEPAPVEDGIVYPEPSDSPTMDTSEFQVQAPARGTLGRVYPGSRSSEKHSPDSACSVDYSSSCLSSPEHPTEDSESTEPLSVDGISSDLEEPVEGDEEEEEEEGGMGPYGLQEGSPRTPDQEQFLKQHFETLANGAAPGAPVQVPERSESRSISSRYLLQVQTRPLREPSRSSSSLALMSRPAQVPQASGEQPRGNGACPPGAPPEVEPSSGNPSPQQAASVLLPRCRLNPDSSWAPKRVATASPLSGLRKAQSVHSLVPQERDEAGLQAPSPGPLLSRETEAQDGLGSLALADGPPSRPHSYQNPTTSSMAKISRSISVGENLGLVAEPQAPAPIRVSPLSKLALPSRAHLVLDIPKPLPDRPTLAAFSPVTKGRTPGEAEKPGFPLGLGKAHSTTERWACLGEGTTPKPRTECQAHPGPSSPCAQQLPVSNLLRGPENLPPPPPEKTPNPVECTKPGAALSQDSEPAVSLEQCEQLVAELRGSVRQAVRLYHSVAGCKMPSAEHSRIAQLLRDTFSSVRQELEALAGAVPSSPGGSPGAVGAEQTQALLEQYSELLLRAVERRMERKL from the exons ATGCCTGCCGTGCGGGTTTGGGACGTGGCAGAGCGCAGCCAGGTGGCCGAGCTGCAGGAGCACAAGTATGGTGTGGCTTGTGTGGCTTTCTCTCCTAGCGCCAAGTACATCGTCTCTGTGGGCTACCAGCATGACATGATCGTCAACGTGTGGGCCTGGAAG AAAAACATTGTGGTGGCCTCCAACAAGGTGTCCAGTCGGGTGACAGCAGTGTCCTTCTCTGAGGATTGCAGCTACTTTGTCACTGCAGGCAACCGGCACATCAAATTCTGGTATCTCGATGACAGCAAGACCTCAAAG GTGAATGCCACTGTGCCCCTGCTGGGCCGCTCAGGGCTGCTGGGAGAGCTGCGGAACAACCTATTCACTGATGTGGCCTGTGGCAGAGGGAAGAAGGCGGACAGCACCTTCTGCATCACGTCCTCAGGGCTGCTGTGCGAGTTCAGTGATCGAAGGCTTTTGGACAAGTGGGTGGAGCTGAGG ACCACAGTGGCCCACTGCATCTCTGTGAGCCAAGACTACATCTTCTGTGGCTGTGCTGATGGCACCGTGCGCCTTTTCAACCCCTCTAACCTGCACTTCCTTAGCACCTTGCCCCGACCCCATGCTCTGGGGACAGACATTGCCAGCATCACTGAGGCCAG TCGCCTCTTCTCTGGAGTGGCCAATGCCAGGTATCCAGACACCATTGCCTTGACCTTTGATCCTACTAATCAGTGGCTGTCTTGTGTGTACAACGATCATAGCATTTATGTTTGGGATGTGAGGGACCCCAAGAAAGTGGGCAAGGTGTACTCGGCTCTGTATCATTCTTCCTGCGTCTGGAGTGTGGAG GTCTACCCCGAAGTGAAGGACAGTAACCAGGCCTGCCTGCCCCCCAGTTCCTTCATTACCTGCTCCTCAGACAACACCATCCGCTTATGGAACACAGAGAGCTCCGGGGTGCATGGCTCCACCCTCCACCGAAACATCCTCAGCAGT GACCTCATTAAAATCATCTATGTGGATGGGAACACCCAGGCCCTGCTGGACACAGAGCTGCCTGGAGGAGACAAAGCGGATGCGTCCCTGATGGATCCCCGCGTGGGCATCCGCTCGGTGTGTGTCAGCCCCAATGGACAGCATCTAGCATCAGGGGACCGTATGGGCACACTTAG GGTGCACGAACTTCAGTCCCTGAGTGAAATGCTGAAGGTGGAGGCCCATGACTCTGAGATTCTGTGCCTGGAGTATTCTAAGCCAGACACAG GTCTGAAACTGCTAGCATCGGCGAGCCGGGACCGGCTGATCCACGTGCTGGATGCCGGGCGGGAGTACAGCCTACAGCAGACACTGGACGAACACTCATCCTCCATCACTGCTGTCAAGTTTGCAG CCAGCGATGGGCAAGTCCGCATGATCAGCTGTGGAGCCGACAAGAGCATCTACTTCCGCACTGCGCAGAAG TCTGGAGATGGAGTGCAGTTCACACGGACACACCACGTGGTGCGGAAGACGACGCTCTATGACATGGATGTGGAGCCCAGCTGGAAGTACACGGCCATCGGCTGCCAGGACCGAAATATTCG GATATTTAACATCAGCAGCGGGAAGCAGAAGAAGCTGTTTAAAGGGTCACAGGGTGAGGATGGCACACTCATCAAG GTACAGACAGACCCCTCAGGGATCTACATTGCCACCAGCTGTTCCGACAAGAATCTCTCCATTTTTGACTTCTCCTCAGGCGAGTGTGTGGCCACCATGTTCGGCCACTCAG AGATTGTCACTGGCATGAAATTTAGTAATGACTGCAAACATCTCATCTCTGTGTCTGGGGACAG CTGCATATTTGTGTGGCGCCTGAGCTCTGAGATGACCATCAGCATGAGGCAGCGTCTGGCCGAGCTGCGCCAGCGTCAGCGGGGCGGCAAGCAGCAAGGACCATCCTCTCCCCAAAGGGCTTCTGGACCCAACCG GCACCAGGCCCCATCGATGCTGTCTCCTGGACCTGCTCTCTCATCAGACAGTGACAAGGAGGGAGAAGATGAGGGGACTGAAGAAGAACTTCCAGCACTGCCCGTCCTTGCCAAGAATACCAAGAAAGCACTGG CCTCGGTCCCCAGCCCTGCCTTGCCCCGAAGCCTGTCCCACTGGGAGATGAGTCGG gcacaGGAGTCCGTGGGGTTCCTGGACCCAGCTCCTGCAGCCAACCCAGGACCCAGAAGAAGGGGGCGCTGGGCTCAGCCAGGTGTGGAGCTGAGCGTTCGATCCATGCTGGACCTCCGGCAGCTGGAAACGCTGGCTCCAAGCCCACGGGGCCCTAGCCAGGACTCGCTGGCCACCATCTCATCTGGTTCCAGGAAGCATGGGCAGCAGGCCCTTGAGACTTCACTCACTAGCCAG AATGAAAAGTCCCCTCGGCCTCAGGCTTCCCAACCCTGTTCCTGTCCCCATATTATCCGATTATTGTCACAAGAGGAAGGGGTCTTTGCCCAAGATCTGGAACCTGCACCCGTTGAAGATGGTATTGTCTACCCGGAGCCGAGTGACAGCCCCACCATGGATACCAG TGAGTTCCAGGTGCAGGCTCCAGCCCGGGGAACTCTGGGAAGAGTGTACCCAGGCAGCAGGAGCTCAGAAAAGCACAGCCCTGACAGTGCCTGCTCTGTGGATTACAGCAGCAGCTGCCTTTCCAGCCCCGAGCACCCCACTGAAG aCTCTGAGAGCACGGAGCCCCTCAGTGTGGATGGCATCTCTTCAGACCTTGAAGAGCCAGTTGAGGGcgatgaagaagaggaggaagaggagggaggcatGGGCCCCTATGGGCTGCAGGAGGGCAGCCCCCGGACTCCAGACCAGGAGCAGTTTCTGAAACAGCACTTTGAGACTCTGGCCAATGGAGCTGCTCCAG GGGCCCCAGTGCAGGTGCCAGAGAGGTCAGAGTCTCGGAGCATCTCTTCACGATACCTGTTGCAAGTACAGACCCGCCCACTCAG GGAACCATCCCGGTCCTCCTCAAGCCTGGCACTGATGTCGAGACCAGCCCAGGTGCCACAGGCATCTGGTGAGCAGCCGAGAGGCAATGGTGCCTGTCCCCCTGGAGCACCCCCGGAGGTAGAACCGTCCTCCGGCAACCCCAGCCCCCAGCAGGCAGCCTCTGTGCTGTTGCCACGATGCCGTCTCAACCCTGACAGCAGCTGGGCTCCCAAGAGAGTGGCCACAGCCAGCCCCTTATCTGGACTCCGGAAGGCCCAGTCTGTGCACAGTCTGGTGCCACAGG AAAGAGATGAGGCCGGTCTACAGGCCCCTTCACCAGGCCCACTGCTCTCTCGGGAGACAGAAGCTCAGGATGGTCTGGGCTCCCTGGCCCTAGCTGATGGCCCTCCGTCTCGGCCTCACTCCTATCAGAACCCCACCACCAGTTCCATGGCCAAGATATCCCGCAGTATCTCTGTTGGGGAGAACCTGGGCCTGGTGGCTGAACCTCAAGCTCCTGCCCCCATCCGAGTCTCACCACTCAGCAAGCTGGCCCTGCCCAGCCGGGCTCACCTGGTCCTGGACATCCCCAAACCACTGCCTGACCGTCCTACCCTGGCTGCATTCTCTCCTGTCACCAAAGGCCGGACCCCTGGCGAGGCAGAAAAGCCTGGCTTCCCATTGGGCCTAGGAAAAGCTCACAGTACAACTGAGAGATGGGCCTGTTTGGGGGAGGGTACCACTCCCAAGCCTAGGACAGAGTGCCAGGCTCATCCTGGGCCCagcagcccctgtgcccagcaaCTGCCAGTCAGCAACCTCCTCCGAGGCCCTGAAAACTTGCCGCCCCCACCCCCTGAGAAGACTCCCAACCCCGTGGAATGCACCAAGCCAGGGGCAGCCCTGAGCCAGGACTCAG AGCCAGCAGTGAGCCTGGAGCAGTGTGAGCAGCTGGTGGCAGAGCTCCGCGGTAGCGTGCGCCAGGCCGTGCGGCTCTACCACTCG GTGGCTGGCTGCAAGATGCCCTCAGCAGAGCACAGTCGGATCGCCCAGCTCCTCAGAGACACCTTCTCTTCAGTGCGACAGGAGCTGGAAGCCTTGGCTGGGGCAGTGCCATCCAGCCCAGGCGGCAGCCCTGGGGCTGTGGGAGCCGAGCAGACACAGGCCCTGCTGGAGCAATACTCAGAACTGTTGCTTCGAGCCGTGGAACGGCGCATGGAACGCAAACTCTGA
- the MAPKBP1 gene encoding mitogen-activated protein kinase-binding protein 1 isoform X1: MAVEGSTITSRIKNLLRSPSIKLRRNKAGNRREDLSSKVTLEKVLGITVSGGRGLACDPRSGLVAYPAGCVVVLFNPRKHKQHHILNSSRKTITALAFSPDGKYLVTGESGHMPAVRVWDVAERSQVAELQEHKYGVACVAFSPSAKYIVSVGYQHDMIVNVWAWKKNIVVASNKVSSRVTAVSFSEDCSYFVTAGNRHIKFWYLDDSKTSKVNATVPLLGRSGLLGELRNNLFTDVACGRGKKADSTFCITSSGLLCEFSDRRLLDKWVELRTTVAHCISVSQDYIFCGCADGTVRLFNPSNLHFLSTLPRPHALGTDIASITEASRLFSGVANARYPDTIALTFDPTNQWLSCVYNDHSIYVWDVRDPKKVGKVYSALYHSSCVWSVEVYPEVKDSNQACLPPSSFITCSSDNTIRLWNTESSGVHGSTLHRNILSSDLIKIIYVDGNTQALLDTELPGGDKADASLMDPRVGIRSVCVSPNGQHLASGDRMGTLRVHELQSLSEMLKVEAHDSEILCLEYSKPDTGLKLLASASRDRLIHVLDAGREYSLQQTLDEHSSSITAVKFAASDGQVRMISCGADKSIYFRTAQKSGDGVQFTRTHHVVRKTTLYDMDVEPSWKYTAIGCQDRNIRIFNISSGKQKKLFKGSQGEDGTLIKVQTDPSGIYIATSCSDKNLSIFDFSSGECVATMFGHSEIVTGMKFSNDCKHLISVSGDSCIFVWRLSSEMTISMRQRLAELRQRQRGGKQQGPSSPQRASGPNRHQAPSMLSPGPALSSDSDKEGEDEGTEEELPALPVLAKNTKKALASVPSPALPRSLSHWEMSRAQESVGFLDPAPAANPGPRRRGRWAQPGVELSVRSMLDLRQLETLAPSPRGPSQDSLATISSGSRKHGQQALETSLTSQNEKSPRPQASQPCSCPHIIRLLSQEEGVFAQDLEPAPVEDGIVYPEPSDSPTMDTSEFQVQAPARGTLGRVYPGSRSSEKHSPDSACSVDYSSSCLSSPEHPTEDSESTEPLSVDGISSDLEEPVEGDEEEEEEEGGMGPYGLQEGSPRTPDQEQFLKQHFETLANGAAPGAPVQVPERSESRSISSRYLLQVQTRPLREPSRSSSSLALMSRPAQVPQASGEQPRGNGACPPGAPPEVEPSSGNPSPQQAASVLLPRCRLNPDSSWAPKRVATASPLSGLRKAQSVHSLVPQERDEAGLQAPSPGPLLSRETEAQDGLGSLALADGPPSRPHSYQNPTTSSMAKISRSISVGENLGLVAEPQAPAPIRVSPLSKLALPSRAHLVLDIPKPLPDRPTLAAFSPVTKGRTPGEAEKPGFPLGLGKAHSTTERWACLGEGTTPKPRTECQAHPGPSSPCAQQLPVSNLLRGPENLPPPPPEKTPNPVECTKPGAALSQDSEPAVSLEQCEQLVAELRGSVRQAVRLYHSVAGCKMPSAEHSRIAQLLRDTFSSVRQELEALAGAVPSSPGGSPGAVGAEQTQALLEQYSELLLRAVERRMERKL, encoded by the exons GTGTGTGGTTGTGTTGTTCAATCCCCGGAAACACAAACAGCACCACATCCTCAACAGTTCCAG GAAAACCATCACTGCCCTTGCCTTCTCCCCTGATGGCAAGTACTTGGTCACTGGAGAG AGTGGGCACATGCCTGCCGTGCGGGTTTGGGACGTGGCAGAGCGCAGCCAGGTGGCCGAGCTGCAGGAGCACAAGTATGGTGTGGCTTGTGTGGCTTTCTCTCCTAGCGCCAAGTACATCGTCTCTGTGGGCTACCAGCATGACATGATCGTCAACGTGTGGGCCTGGAAG AAAAACATTGTGGTGGCCTCCAACAAGGTGTCCAGTCGGGTGACAGCAGTGTCCTTCTCTGAGGATTGCAGCTACTTTGTCACTGCAGGCAACCGGCACATCAAATTCTGGTATCTCGATGACAGCAAGACCTCAAAG GTGAATGCCACTGTGCCCCTGCTGGGCCGCTCAGGGCTGCTGGGAGAGCTGCGGAACAACCTATTCACTGATGTGGCCTGTGGCAGAGGGAAGAAGGCGGACAGCACCTTCTGCATCACGTCCTCAGGGCTGCTGTGCGAGTTCAGTGATCGAAGGCTTTTGGACAAGTGGGTGGAGCTGAGG ACCACAGTGGCCCACTGCATCTCTGTGAGCCAAGACTACATCTTCTGTGGCTGTGCTGATGGCACCGTGCGCCTTTTCAACCCCTCTAACCTGCACTTCCTTAGCACCTTGCCCCGACCCCATGCTCTGGGGACAGACATTGCCAGCATCACTGAGGCCAG TCGCCTCTTCTCTGGAGTGGCCAATGCCAGGTATCCAGACACCATTGCCTTGACCTTTGATCCTACTAATCAGTGGCTGTCTTGTGTGTACAACGATCATAGCATTTATGTTTGGGATGTGAGGGACCCCAAGAAAGTGGGCAAGGTGTACTCGGCTCTGTATCATTCTTCCTGCGTCTGGAGTGTGGAG GTCTACCCCGAAGTGAAGGACAGTAACCAGGCCTGCCTGCCCCCCAGTTCCTTCATTACCTGCTCCTCAGACAACACCATCCGCTTATGGAACACAGAGAGCTCCGGGGTGCATGGCTCCACCCTCCACCGAAACATCCTCAGCAGT GACCTCATTAAAATCATCTATGTGGATGGGAACACCCAGGCCCTGCTGGACACAGAGCTGCCTGGAGGAGACAAAGCGGATGCGTCCCTGATGGATCCCCGCGTGGGCATCCGCTCGGTGTGTGTCAGCCCCAATGGACAGCATCTAGCATCAGGGGACCGTATGGGCACACTTAG GGTGCACGAACTTCAGTCCCTGAGTGAAATGCTGAAGGTGGAGGCCCATGACTCTGAGATTCTGTGCCTGGAGTATTCTAAGCCAGACACAG GTCTGAAACTGCTAGCATCGGCGAGCCGGGACCGGCTGATCCACGTGCTGGATGCCGGGCGGGAGTACAGCCTACAGCAGACACTGGACGAACACTCATCCTCCATCACTGCTGTCAAGTTTGCAG CCAGCGATGGGCAAGTCCGCATGATCAGCTGTGGAGCCGACAAGAGCATCTACTTCCGCACTGCGCAGAAG TCTGGAGATGGAGTGCAGTTCACACGGACACACCACGTGGTGCGGAAGACGACGCTCTATGACATGGATGTGGAGCCCAGCTGGAAGTACACGGCCATCGGCTGCCAGGACCGAAATATTCG GATATTTAACATCAGCAGCGGGAAGCAGAAGAAGCTGTTTAAAGGGTCACAGGGTGAGGATGGCACACTCATCAAG GTACAGACAGACCCCTCAGGGATCTACATTGCCACCAGCTGTTCCGACAAGAATCTCTCCATTTTTGACTTCTCCTCAGGCGAGTGTGTGGCCACCATGTTCGGCCACTCAG AGATTGTCACTGGCATGAAATTTAGTAATGACTGCAAACATCTCATCTCTGTGTCTGGGGACAG CTGCATATTTGTGTGGCGCCTGAGCTCTGAGATGACCATCAGCATGAGGCAGCGTCTGGCCGAGCTGCGCCAGCGTCAGCGGGGCGGCAAGCAGCAAGGACCATCCTCTCCCCAAAGGGCTTCTGGACCCAACCG GCACCAGGCCCCATCGATGCTGTCTCCTGGACCTGCTCTCTCATCAGACAGTGACAAGGAGGGAGAAGATGAGGGGACTGAAGAAGAACTTCCAGCACTGCCCGTCCTTGCCAAGAATACCAAGAAAGCACTGG CCTCGGTCCCCAGCCCTGCCTTGCCCCGAAGCCTGTCCCACTGGGAGATGAGTCGG gcacaGGAGTCCGTGGGGTTCCTGGACCCAGCTCCTGCAGCCAACCCAGGACCCAGAAGAAGGGGGCGCTGGGCTCAGCCAGGTGTGGAGCTGAGCGTTCGATCCATGCTGGACCTCCGGCAGCTGGAAACGCTGGCTCCAAGCCCACGGGGCCCTAGCCAGGACTCGCTGGCCACCATCTCATCTGGTTCCAGGAAGCATGGGCAGCAGGCCCTTGAGACTTCACTCACTAGCCAG AATGAAAAGTCCCCTCGGCCTCAGGCTTCCCAACCCTGTTCCTGTCCCCATATTATCCGATTATTGTCACAAGAGGAAGGGGTCTTTGCCCAAGATCTGGAACCTGCACCCGTTGAAGATGGTATTGTCTACCCGGAGCCGAGTGACAGCCCCACCATGGATACCAG TGAGTTCCAGGTGCAGGCTCCAGCCCGGGGAACTCTGGGAAGAGTGTACCCAGGCAGCAGGAGCTCAGAAAAGCACAGCCCTGACAGTGCCTGCTCTGTGGATTACAGCAGCAGCTGCCTTTCCAGCCCCGAGCACCCCACTGAAG aCTCTGAGAGCACGGAGCCCCTCAGTGTGGATGGCATCTCTTCAGACCTTGAAGAGCCAGTTGAGGGcgatgaagaagaggaggaagaggagggaggcatGGGCCCCTATGGGCTGCAGGAGGGCAGCCCCCGGACTCCAGACCAGGAGCAGTTTCTGAAACAGCACTTTGAGACTCTGGCCAATGGAGCTGCTCCAG GGGCCCCAGTGCAGGTGCCAGAGAGGTCAGAGTCTCGGAGCATCTCTTCACGATACCTGTTGCAAGTACAGACCCGCCCACTCAG GGAACCATCCCGGTCCTCCTCAAGCCTGGCACTGATGTCGAGACCAGCCCAGGTGCCACAGGCATCTGGTGAGCAGCCGAGAGGCAATGGTGCCTGTCCCCCTGGAGCACCCCCGGAGGTAGAACCGTCCTCCGGCAACCCCAGCCCCCAGCAGGCAGCCTCTGTGCTGTTGCCACGATGCCGTCTCAACCCTGACAGCAGCTGGGCTCCCAAGAGAGTGGCCACAGCCAGCCCCTTATCTGGACTCCGGAAGGCCCAGTCTGTGCACAGTCTGGTGCCACAGG AAAGAGATGAGGCCGGTCTACAGGCCCCTTCACCAGGCCCACTGCTCTCTCGGGAGACAGAAGCTCAGGATGGTCTGGGCTCCCTGGCCCTAGCTGATGGCCCTCCGTCTCGGCCTCACTCCTATCAGAACCCCACCACCAGTTCCATGGCCAAGATATCCCGCAGTATCTCTGTTGGGGAGAACCTGGGCCTGGTGGCTGAACCTCAAGCTCCTGCCCCCATCCGAGTCTCACCACTCAGCAAGCTGGCCCTGCCCAGCCGGGCTCACCTGGTCCTGGACATCCCCAAACCACTGCCTGACCGTCCTACCCTGGCTGCATTCTCTCCTGTCACCAAAGGCCGGACCCCTGGCGAGGCAGAAAAGCCTGGCTTCCCATTGGGCCTAGGAAAAGCTCACAGTACAACTGAGAGATGGGCCTGTTTGGGGGAGGGTACCACTCCCAAGCCTAGGACAGAGTGCCAGGCTCATCCTGGGCCCagcagcccctgtgcccagcaaCTGCCAGTCAGCAACCTCCTCCGAGGCCCTGAAAACTTGCCGCCCCCACCCCCTGAGAAGACTCCCAACCCCGTGGAATGCACCAAGCCAGGGGCAGCCCTGAGCCAGGACTCAG AGCCAGCAGTGAGCCTGGAGCAGTGTGAGCAGCTGGTGGCAGAGCTCCGCGGTAGCGTGCGCCAGGCCGTGCGGCTCTACCACTCG GTGGCTGGCTGCAAGATGCCCTCAGCAGAGCACAGTCGGATCGCCCAGCTCCTCAGAGACACCTTCTCTTCAGTGCGACAGGAGCTGGAAGCCTTGGCTGGGGCAGTGCCATCCAGCCCAGGCGGCAGCCCTGGGGCTGTGGGAGCCGAGCAGACACAGGCCCTGCTGGAGCAATACTCAGAACTGTTGCTTCGAGCCGTGGAACGGCGCATGGAACGCAAACTCTGA